The nucleotide sequence TTGCTAGGACAGGATATCAGGTCAAGATAGGTGTTTGTGGATTTGTGTTTCTGTCTGGCAGTATGGTGAACTAATGCAGGACAGGAGGAGGTCTAGGTGGTGGTTATGATAGCAGGGCATTTGGTGTTTGTGGATTTATGTTTCTGTCTGGCAGTATAGTGAACTAATGCAGGACAGGAGGAGGTCTAGGTGGTGGTTATGATAGCAGGGCATTTGGTGTTTGTGGATTTGTGTTTTGACAGGACAGTGCGGTAGATAAcgcctaattctctctctctctctgtgtatttacAGCCTTACACCAGACCTACAGACTCCACCCCTGCAGCTCCGGGTCTCTTCCCATTCAATGGGAAGTCCCAGTCCTTCCAGCACCCTGTCAGGTCAGTACCAAGTCCCAATAGGCTACACTCCTGCTCCATTTTAGTTTTAACGTGTCGATACAGATAATATATCTGTATCATTTAGGGCCAAATTATAATTTGAGATATATACATTATTAATATCTCATTCTCACCACAGCATGATTTACTTGAAAGTCAAGAATTGCCTTTGCGGATCTCAAGTTAGGATTTGGCCTTTAGTACGTGTCTGTTTTCAGTCTGAAGCTATTCCAAGGGTTCGGTGTGTTAACATTCCTTGATTCCTTCTACCACTTCGGTCTACTTGTGTGTGTTTTCGTTCTCAGACTAATGGGAAAGGTATCCGTTTTGTTAACGTTTCTTTATTCTTCCCACCACCGCAGACTTTTCTGGCCCAAGTCCAAGTCGTTTGACTACCTGTACAGCGACGGAGAGGCTCTCCTGAGGAACTTCCCTGCCCAGGCCACCATCAGCTTCTACGAGGAGTCAGACAGCGAGGATgacgaggaggacgaggagtGGGAAGAAGAAATGTACAGCGAGGAAAAGGAGTACCTCAAGCGTCAGTCccactacaccagctacaactgaaGTCTAGAGGGTTTCCAATTGGAACAGATGGAACATGGTGATATTCCATAATATCTCTTTGTGGTACCACAGAAAATGATGTCTGGAAGGAGACACCTCTGGCGAGACACCTGGAAGAACCTATATAACTGGAGCTGTCTTC is from Oncorhynchus gorbuscha isolate QuinsamMale2020 ecotype Even-year linkage group LG14, OgorEven_v1.0, whole genome shotgun sequence and encodes:
- the ripply1 gene encoding protein ripply1, producing MSTACLIVKQTPFVVAPRPVGMDPRPQTNDRYDSLWRPWLTTKKDMQRECQRSRQSCPYTRPTDSTPAAPGLFPFNGKSQSFQHPVRLFWPKSKSFDYLYSDGEALLRNFPAQATISFYEESDSEDDEEDEEWEEEMYSEEKEYLKRQSHYTSYN